A single region of the Equus przewalskii isolate Varuska chromosome 26, EquPr2, whole genome shotgun sequence genome encodes:
- the MRPL41 gene encoding large ribosomal subunit protein mL41: MGLLSGAARGLVRGADRMSRWTSKRGPRTFCKGRGAKGTGVHGRDGKFVQVREMVPELVVPELAGFRLKPYVNYRAPAGADAPLTAEQLFRDVAAPAIERDFRDGTFDPERLDKYGFEPTQEGKLFQLYPKNFPR; the protein is encoded by the coding sequence ATGGGCCTCCTGAGCGGGGCGGCCCGCGGCCTGGTGCGGGGCGCCGACCGGATGAGCAGGTGGACCAGCAAGCGGGGCCCGCGCACCTTCTGCAAGGGCCGCGGCGCCAAGGGCACCGGCGTCCACGGCCGCGACGGGAAGTTCGTGCAGGTGCGGGAGATGGTCCCGGAGCTGGTGGTGCCCGAGCTGGCCGGCTTCCGGCTCAAACCCTACGTGAACTACCGCGCCCCCGCCGGCGCGGACGCGCCCCTGACGGCCGAGCAGCTCTTCCGGGACGTGGCGGCTCCGGCCATCGAGAGGGACTTCCGGGACGGCACCTTCGACCCCGAGCGCCTGGACAAGTACGGCTTCGAGCCCACCCAGGAGGGCAAGCTCTTCCAGCTGTACCCCAAGAACTTCCCGCGCTAG